The following is a genomic window from Armatimonadota bacterium.
GCAGTATAAGATCGGCGACGCCGCGTGCTTCGCATGCCCCATGTCGTGCAGCAACATCTGCCTGGTCAAGGACGGCCGCTACCGCGGCACCGTCACCGAGGGGCCGGAGTACGAGACCGCGTGCATGTACGGCAGCAACCTCGGCGTGGATGACTTCTCGGCCATCCTGCGCGCCAACCAGCTCTGCGATGAACTGGGCATTGACACCATCTCCTCCGGCAGCCTCATCGGCGCGATGATCGAGGCGTGCGAATCCGAGCTGCTGACTGCTGAGGATGTTGACGGTCTCCGGCTGGCCTGGGGCAACCACGAGGCGATCCTCGCGCTCGCGGCAAAGATCGCGCATCGCGAGGGAATCGGCGACACCCTGGCGAACGGCTCGCGCGCCGTTATCGAGCGCTGGCCGCAGCTCGAGCCGCTGGTGCTTCAGGTCAAGGGCATGGAGCAGTCAGCCTACGACGGCCGCGCGACGCTGTCTATGGCGCTCGCGTACGGTACCTGCGATATCGGCGCCAGCCACAACCGCGCGTGGACCGTCGCCAAAGAGTTGGAACTCGGCGCGACCTGGGGACTGGAAGAGAAGGCGGACATCGTCATCTACCATCAGACGGTGCGTCCGCTGTTCGACATGCTCGGCGTCTGCCGCCTGCCGTGGATCGAACTCGGGTTCGATGAGAGCCATTACCCCGAGTACTACGCGGCGATCACCGGCGCCGAAACGACCCTTGAGGAACTGCTCGCAAAATCCCGGGCGATCTATGACCTGACGCGCATCATCAGCTGCGGCAAGGGCATTTCGCGCAAGGACGACTACGCGCCGCGGCGCCTGTTCGAGTTGCCGATCCAGAGCGGGCCGTGGGCCGGCCGCAAGATTGACCGCGCGGAGTACGATGCGCTGCTTGACCTCTACTACGACAAGCGCGGGTGGGACCGCGACGGGATACCCCCTGCCGAGGTCGCAGCGCAGTTCAAGGACGCGGTCGCCTAGCAATGTGGCCGAACAGTCCGCTGTTCGGTTGCGCGGCGCTCAGAAGCGCTCGTCTGCCACGGCACATCGCACCGGCACTCCCGCGCCATCGTAGGTCACCGCGAGCCGTCGCGGCCGTATGCTGGTGACCCCGGAGTCGACGTTGCGCAACTCGTGCAGCATCCGCTCCAGCAACAGGTCGATTCCTTTGCCCGGCGCGGCGATGTAGTCCGGCCACCGGCTGGCAAACACTTCCTCTACCTGCGGGTGCACCGCCCAGAATCCTGTATCATGGCCGTAGCGGAGCGACAAAGTCGCCGCTAGATACTGAGCCGCGCACGCCTCGACCGCTTCAATCACCTGATCCGGCAGGCCCTGGCACGCG
Proteins encoded in this region:
- a CDS encoding aldehyde ferredoxin oxidoreductase family protein → MSKKASKRSSATRKSASRKLKGGYHFKLLAVDLTTGRVKQQPIGEDFALKYIGGRGFGAKLLYDHLDQIKEPLDPSNVIIIAPGPLTGAFLPASTKTSFVSLSPLTGIYGDSSMGGNWGVELRQAGYDGVVITGRAKELSYLWIDDDDVRVVPAPRLAGKGSLEAAGMIKGDLGDDDVKIATIGPAGENLVRFASVNCDWSRNSGRAGMGAVMGSKNLKAIVVRGSKDIPVADIERLRRATEASLVELASHHLFKFWQEQGLMSVIDYVNSAGVLPTRNFSDGVFAGAERINGFVMEQQYKIGDAACFACPMSCSNICLVKDGRYRGTVTEGPEYETACMYGSNLGVDDFSAILRANQLCDELGIDTISSGSLIGAMIEACESELLTAEDVDGLRLAWGNHEAILALAAKIAHREGIGDTLANGSRAVIERWPQLEPLVLQVKGMEQSAYDGRATLSMALAYGTCDIGASHNRAWTVAKELELGATWGLEEKADIVIYHQTVRPLFDMLGVCRLPWIELGFDESHYPEYYAAITGAETTLEELLAKSRAIYDLTRIISCGKGISRKDDYAPRRLFELPIQSGPWAGRKIDRAEYDALLDLYYDKRGWDRDGIPPAEVAAQFKDAVA